The genome window GCCGAGCCCGGTACGCCCGGCCAGATCGATCGCGCCGGGGATCGCGGCTGCGACCTGTGCGCAGCGATCGGCTTCCGCGGCCGTTCCGCACACCAGCACGGTGAGCGCACGAGCCGTCAGTGCGCGGCCCACCTCGGCGAAAGACTCGGGCGGCCAGCACTTGGCGGGTCCGTAGATCGCTCCGGGGGCCACGATCGCCACACGGGCATCGCCCACCCTCGCGTGCGCCGCTGCCGCCCACTGAGGAACGACGGTCAGAGGCGGCAGCGCGACGGCGGGTGCGCCGAGGCTCGCGACCAGTTGGAGATATTCGCGACTCAAGTGCAGGTCACCGCGCGCACGCCGGCGGAGCGCCTCGGTCAGGAGCCAGGCTCGCGCATCGCCGCGAAACCCCACGCGACGACGTGCGCCGCAGCGCAGTGCCCACCACGCGCTCGAAAACGACGGCGGAAACACGATCGCGGCGTCCCACGGACCCATCTCCCGCACACGTGCCGGTCCCGACTCGGGGTCCCCGAGCGCCGCATCGGACTGCCAGACACCCTCGCCGCGCAGCAGCTCGAGGAGCGCACCCGGACCGACCACATGGCGGTGGGCGGCCGGCAGTGCTGCGGCGAGTGCCGCGAGCGCCGGTCGCGCCATGAGCGCATCTCCCAGCCAGTTCGGCAGCCGGATCAGCACGCGCCTCGGCGCCGCGCCGCCGCGGCTCATCGGATCAGTAGGAGCGGGCGAACAGCGCCCACGGCCGCCCACCCGCTTCGCTCGCGAAGCGCGACTGATCGAGCGGCATGCAGCGCATCGTGGCCATGGTTCGCGCCTTCACTTCGGCTTCGAAGCGCGCGTCGCCGTCCCACGGCACCGCGGCGTATCCGCGTTTCGAAGCGAAGTGCGCCTCGAGCGCCTCGAGCGTCGGGCAGAACGCGGTGTTCTCGTCCCGAAACTTGAGCGCGGCCTCGAACATGCCGTTCTGAATCTGGTCGAGCAGCACCGGCAAGCGTTGCGCCAGTTCGGCGAGCGGAATGCTTTCCTTGGCGCGTGAATCGCGCCGCACCGACATGACGGCGCGGTTCGCGACGTCTTTCGGGCCGACCTCGAGCCGCACCGGAACCCCGCGCAGTTCGTACTCGTTGTACTTCCAGCCCGGCGTGTATTGATCGCGCGCGTCGACGTGCAGCCGAACGCTCTCTCCCAGCGCTTCCTTCACGCGGTCGATGAACTCCATCACCGACACGCGGTCCTCGTCCTTGCGCCAGATCGGGATCACGACCGCCTGGATCGGCGCCACACGCGGCGGCATCCGAAGCCCCTGATCATCGCCGTGCGTCATCACGAGCCCACCGATCAGTCGCGTCGAAACGCCCCACGACGTTTGATAAACGTGCTGGCGCTTGCCGTGTTCGTCCTGGAACGTGATGTCGAACACCTTTGCGAAGTGCTGTCCGAGAAAGTGCGAGGTGCCGGCCTGCAGCGCCTTGCCGTCTCGCATCAGGGCCTCGATCGAGAAGGTCGCCGAGGCACCCGCGAACTTCTCGGCGTCGCTCTTACGGCCCGGCCACACCGGCATCGCGAGGTCGTTCTCGACGAAGTCGCGATACACCTCGAGCATCCGCAGCACCTCTTCCATCGCCTCGGTCTCGGTGGCGTGCGCCGTGTGCCCTTCCTGCCACAGGAACTCGGCGGTGCGCAGGAACAGGCGCGTGACCTTCTCCCACCGCATCACGTTGGCCCACTGATTGATGAGCACCGGCAGGTCGCGGTACGACTCGATCCAGCGCGAATACATGTGGCAGATGATCGCTTCGCTGGTCGGCCGGATGCAGTAGCGCTCCTCGAGCTTGTCGTTGCCGCCGTGCGTGACCCACGCGACTTGCGGCGCGAAACCGTCCACGTGATCGGCCTCGAGCTGCAGCAGCGACTCCGGAATCAGCAGCGGGAAGTACGCGTTCTGATGGCCGGTCGCCTTGATGCGGCGATCGAGCCGCTGCTGCATGTTCTCCCACAACGCGTAGCCGTAGGGACGGATCACCATCGAACCGCGCACCGGCGTGTAGTCGGCGAGCTGCGCCTTGCGCACCACCTCGTTGTACCAGCGCGAGAAATCGTCGCCCTGGTCGGTGAGCTCCTCGACGTAGGTCTTCTTGTCCGGGGTGCCGGTCACGCGGTTCTCCTGATGGGCGATCGCAGAACTTCGCGACGCGCGAACGGCCAGCCCGGGCGCGCCAGCGGAGTGAAAGGGCCGGGAGTATAGGACGGCGCGGCGAGCCCCCTCAACCGCGCGGACCGCCGCACCACCGCACGCCGCACGGAACGGACGCGGCGACGCCTCATCGGCTCAGCGCAAGACGATCAGCCGCCGGGTCGCGAGCGCGGTCGTTTTCGCACCGTCGATCAGACGTGCGAAGTAGACACCCTCCGGTACCCGTCGCCCCGCCGCGTCGCGCAGGTCCCATCGCAACTCGAACGCTCCCGGGGTGATCGGCAGCGCTCGCACGCGTCGGCCTCCCAGGTCGATGACCTCGAGGCGAGCGGCGCCACCTCCGGTCCCCGCGTGTCCCGCGAATCGAATCGACTCGCGGGCCGGGTTCGGAGACGGCGCGACGAGGCGCGGGCCGGCGAGATCGCCGGACGGCACGCCGACCGTTCCTTCGGCGAGCCGGTCCGCCGACCAGCGTCCCCCATCGGGAGTCACGACCGTCAACAACACCGCGCGCTCGAGCGGGGACGCGAACGGAAGTCGCACCCGACCCTCCACGTCGGTCGAGCCCCGCACCCACTCTCGGTCGTCGACGATCGCGCACACGCTCGCGCCCGGAACCGGCAGCGCGCCACGCGTGACC of Candidatus Eisenbacteria bacterium contains these proteins:
- a CDS encoding glycosyltransferase family 9 protein, with protein sequence MSRGGAAPRRVLIRLPNWLGDALMARPALAALAAALPAAHRHVVGPGALLELLRGEGVWQSDAALGDPESGPARVREMGPWDAAIVFPPSFSSAWWALRCGARRRVGFRGDARAWLLTEALRRRARGDLHLSREYLQLVASLGAPAVALPPLTVVPQWAAAAHARVGDARVAIVAPGAIYGPAKCWPPESFAEVGRALTARALTVLVCGTAAEADRCAQVAAAIPGAIDLAGRTGLGELTALCARAYAVVCNDSGLGHLAAATGALTISVFGSTSSAWTAPLGPRAHVVQRA
- a CDS encoding proline--tRNA ligase gives rise to the protein MTGTPDKKTYVEELTDQGDDFSRWYNEVVRKAQLADYTPVRGSMVIRPYGYALWENMQQRLDRRIKATGHQNAYFPLLIPESLLQLEADHVDGFAPQVAWVTHGGNDKLEERYCIRPTSEAIICHMYSRWIESYRDLPVLINQWANVMRWEKVTRLFLRTAEFLWQEGHTAHATETEAMEEVLRMLEVYRDFVENDLAMPVWPGRKSDAEKFAGASATFSIEALMRDGKALQAGTSHFLGQHFAKVFDITFQDEHGKRQHVYQTSWGVSTRLIGGLVMTHGDDQGLRMPPRVAPIQAVVIPIWRKDEDRVSVMEFIDRVKEALGESVRLHVDARDQYTPGWKYNEYELRGVPVRLEVGPKDVANRAVMSVRRDSRAKESIPLAELAQRLPVLLDQIQNGMFEAALKFRDENTAFCPTLEALEAHFASKRGYAAVPWDGDARFEAEVKARTMATMRCMPLDQSRFASEAGGRPWALFARSY